The stretch of DNA cTGGCTGCAGGTTGTCATCGGGTGGGAGGGCACCCTAATACCCACTCTTTCGTTCATTCACTTATCAGTCGAGAGCCTGGTcttatagcaagttccaggccagccaggtctccatagtgagaccctgtctcaaaaaacaaacaaaaaagaaaatgactgtctGGGTTGTGGTCTATATAGGTATATTTCACTGCTATGTGGAGTACTCGAGACTGAGCGGAGAGGCAGGCTCTGACGTGTCCTTGGTGGATCTTGGCTTCCAGACGGACCTCCGAGTGTACCTGCACTTGCAGCAGACCTGGATGGCTTTCAGTGAGTTCTGTCATCTGGGCCCATGCTTGCATTGTGGGAAATCTTGGAGGGCTAGGGCGGGCTCCCAAAAAGCCTACTCTCAGCTCTTACGGAAATCATTTAATTGTATGTTAccttattgatttttaaatcaattttatttgttattacttttaatttttaaaaatgacatattaTATTTCTTTGTTGGGAGGGGACATCTATGCCTGATAtatggcggtcagaggacaactttcacaAATCAGCTCTCTGCTTTCACCTGTGGTTCTGGGGCCTGAACTAGGACGCAGGTGTCTTTCGCTAATGAGTCACCCTATGGCTGCCCACCCTTTTCCACAGTGATCATTTTAAGCATCCTAGAAGTGATTATCATCTTGTTACTCATCTTTCTTCGAAAGAGGATATTGATCGCCAtagccctcatcaaagaagccagCAGGTGAGGCCTGGAGAGCCAGGGATGTGCCTGGCTTCTCAACCTGGGGCATCTGGCCCTGATGtctatctctgtttctccctaGGGCTGTGGGACATGTCATGTGCTCCATGCTCTACCCACTGGTGACCTTCTTCCTCTTGTGTCTCTGCATTGCCTACTGGGCCAGCACTGCTGTGTATCCACTGCTGGATTGTCAGTCTGTGGTTCCCAGGGACAAATGTCCCTAAATGTCCTGTAGCTCAGGGTGGGATTGGACTGTGGTTGGGGTGTGTGGTCCTTTCCCCATGgctctctttattttaaaaatttctaggctgggcagtggtggtacgtctttaatcccagcacacaggaggcagaggcaggcagatctctgtgagttcaaaggaagcctggtctacagagcgagttctaaaacagccagggccacacagagaaaccctgtctctaaaaacaaaacaaaataaacaaaaatgttattacatttatgtattttgggTAAAGGGGCAGCAGTATTCAGAGGTCATGAGATAGGACGTGACATGGGCCCCTTTTTGCTTCTTTCAGACAGAGCCTTACTCTGTGCTTTagattttctggaactcactgtgtagcccaggctggcctccaatgcaCAGTGATTCTCgtacttctgtctcccaagtcttGGGATTACAAGGGTGAGCCGCTGCTCCTGGGCTCCCCCACTCCTTGGATTCTCGGTCCCAGATTTCAGTTTCCTTAGCGAGCCTGCAGCTTCCTGTCTACCTCTAATGAGGCTGTGTACAAGATTTTTGATGACGCCTCCTGCCAACTTGTGGGGAATACCTGCAGCCCAGAGGTAGGCACCCTGTCTGGGGACAGGCATTGGCCTGACGCCTCTCCTTGAGATAATTCAGCCAACGTTTGACACTTGCTCCACATTTGCCTTAGTGGGGTGGAGCTCTCGAGCCATTGGTGGATTTGGTAGTTTTTCAGggcaaggcaggagctgattaaCTTGGGCTGTCCTCTACCCTGCATGCTGAACTATGtacctctttccctctctggtgCCACTTTCTGTCCCTCTACCCTTGTCTTgacttccagtgtgtgtgtgtgtgtgtgtgtgtgtgtgtgtgtgtgtgtggtgtgtgtgtggtgtgtgtgtggtgtggtgtagtaTAGATACGTATGTGTTTGTGCAGGTCCTTGCTCTGTATTTCTCGGCCTATTCCCTTCAGACAGTATCTCTCATTAAATCGAGAGCTAAGCTAGCGTCTCTGCTCCCTATAGCACTGGGGCTGCTACAGGTTAGCACAGGCCACACGCAACTATTTATGGGAGTGAGTGATGGAggcttgaactcatgtcctcattctAAAGtccccttacctgctgagccatctccctacccccccatctcccccccaccccccccccccccccgttactTTTAGGACCTGCCCTGTGGTCCAACCTCAGCCTACTCTGAACTTCTGACTGACCCTGTGTTCTGTTGGGGCCCCTCACCCCTTCCCCAGATCTTCCCCTCAGAGAATGAAAGCCGCCAGTGTCCCAGTGGCCGCTGCCAGTTTGCCTTCTACGGTGGCGAGTCTACCTATCACCGTGCCCTGCTGGGCCTGCAGATCTTCAATGCCTTCATGTTCTTCTGGCTGGCCAACTTCGTGCTGGCTCTGGGCCAGGTGACCTTGGCCGGAGCCTTTGCCTCCTATTACTGGGCTATGCGCAAGCCCGATGACATGCCCGCCTTCCCCCTCTTCTCCGCTTTTGGCCGGGCCCTCAGGTAAAGAGGAGTGTTGGGATGGCAAGAGAAGGGAAGCAGGGACCTCATCTGACTGGACCACTGATCGCCTCTTTTGATTCCAGATACCACACAGGCTCCTTGGCCTTTGGCTCGCTTATCCTGGCCATCGTGCAGATCATCCGAGTGATCCTGGAGTACCTGGACCAGCGTCTGAAAGGTGCTGCCCTGTGGGCAGCTTCAGCTAGGGTCTGGGCTTAGTCCCGGTTGAGTATTGCTTGAGGGGTGGGGGCCAGAGCTCAGCCTCTACCGCGTTTCCATTTGAGAAAGGGGTGGAgctaagaggcagaggaggagctaGAAGAGCCAAGTGAACTGATTCCTGTTGTTTGATGGGCAAGTCTGGGAGGAGTGGTGGGCCATTGGCTCTGGCTAGCAAGGCTgggctgggtttttggttttttgagacagggttcctctgtgaaacagtcctggctgtcctggaactcaggctgtagaccaggttgaccttgaactcacagagatccacctgcctctgcctcccaagtgctaggattaaaggcatgtgccaccactgccagctaggctttaggtttgttttttttttttagctgaggaccaaacccagggccttgcgcttactaggcaagtgctctaccactgagctaaatccccaaccctgggttttagttttttgagacagctttttactgtgtggtcctggctgacctcagactccatatgtagaccagagtgtcccagaactcacaggtCCACCTCCTCTGTCTCCAAGTCTAGGATCAAAGGTATATATCACCACCCCCAGCTGTCATGATTTAAAAGGCTGGCATCCAACTCACTaaatagccaaggctgaccttaaTTCCTGATCCGTGGAGATTCCTTTTGTGGGTCAGCACCtggattgattgatttgtttattttgaggcagtctcGCTAAGTTGTCCAGGTTAGCCTGGTAGTTCAGACAAACTTGTAATCCTTAGCTGTCTTGGTGGACTCTAGGGGTCTCTACAAACCAGGCCAGTCTCCTGCCTCCCCTacatcccttctcttctcttccagttGCACAGAACAAGTTTGCCAAGTTCCTCATGGTCTGTCTCAAGTGCTGCTTCTGGTGCCTAGAGAAGTTTATCAAGTTCCTGAATAGGAATGCCTATATCATGGTGAGCAGCCGGGCTGTGTGCTGCTGGCCTAGGTGGGGTGTCCCCCATGTCCATTGCACAGGCCTCAGACCTTCTCTTCATTCCAGATTGCCATCTATGGCACCAACTTCTGCACCTCAGCCAGAAACGCCTTCTTCCTGCTTATGAGAAACATCATCAGGTTGGGGACACACTTCTCTCTCCCCGCCTCCCTCCCGCCCTCAGCCCCTTTCCCAGACAGCCTTCCGCCTatcctgcctcctcccccaggCTCCGAGTCCACATTCACACTTAGCCTTTACTCTCTCCTACAGGGTGGCTGTCCTGGACAAAGTTACcgacttcctcttcctgttggGCAAACTTCTGATTGTGGGTAGTGTGGGTATGTGGCACCACTGGACCTGTCCCTGCTGGGGTTTGGAAGCCTGTCAAGAGTGACCTGTAGTCCTGTTTGGGGACTCAGCCACCTTGCTTCATCCCATTTTAGGCATCctggccttcttcttcttcacccaTCGGATCAGAATCGTGCAAGATACAGCCCCACCTCTCAATTATTACTGGGTCCCGATACTGGTGAGGACCTCTGGGGACAGGTCAGGATCTGGGTAGAAGCAAGGGTGGTGAGTTAGATTTGCTTAGATTCCTTGGTGAGATTAGAGTGGGGCAGTCATTTGTTATTTGGTCCCCAAATATTTACCGAGTCCCTGCTTCGTTCAAGGCACAGGGATGGAGGGGCTTTTCCTTAAGAGGTGCTGgtgttcttgtttattttgtttgtgcgGGGTAGTGCACTTGtggaaagtcagaggacagtgtgtGGGAACTGGTCTCTTCTTTGACCGTATATGTTTCGGGGATTGACCTTAGGTCGTCTGGCTTGGTGCTAAGTGCCTTCACCTACTATGCCAGCCCTATGGGtcttgttactattattattatagtcGGGTGTTtggtgtgccaccattgtccagcccggttttttttttttttaagatttgtttacttttattttatgtgtatgggtggtgttttgcctgactgtatgtctgtatacctcATGCATGTGTGATGCCCATGgtggccaaaagaaggcatctaATTCCCTGgacctgggattacagatggttgtgagctgccatgttggtccTAGgaattgacccaggtcctccagaagagcatcctacctgctgagacatctcttccaGCCCTCCCCTCCCTACCTTCTGTTTTTTCTCCTTGATTGAGACAGTTTCCCCACTGTGCCAccgtggctggcctggaattcactatgtaggccttgaactcacagagatctgcctagcctGGCAgagaacttttgatcttcctgcctcccaggcCCTAGGATTACAGCCAAATTTTGTCATGTCAGGCAAGGCCTTACAGTTTAGATGCATAGGGACATTATCTAGTGATGATACTGATGGCGCATGCCTGTTGTCCAACACTAGGAAGTGCAAAcaaaagaatcagaaattcaaggccagccctggctacatgagactctcaacaacaacaacaacaacaaaaatgtagagTCTATTTAGGCAGAGGGAATAGCAGAGACCCTGAGTTCTGGCTCTACCAGAAACAGTGAAGAGATCACTGTGGCTTGTGTGGGAAGGTAAGAGAGGAACCTAGGATAAGAAGCCAGACCCAGGCCACAGATGTTTACATCAGCTCCTGTCTTTGCAGGTTAGGAGTGACTCAAAAGAGGAACTCAAGCTGGCAGCGAtaaagcatgcctttaatcccagcactcaggaggcagacagctagggctacacagagaaaccctctctcaagaaacaaacaaacaaaaaagtgtagcATATGTGTATGCCTGTTCATACATGTAACagcgcatgtgtgtgcatatagagGCCTGAGGTTAGTATCAGGGTGATTCCCTTGATGGATCTCTTATTTATGGCAGGGCCTCCTGCTAAAACCAGAGCTCCCTGATTTTTGGCTAGTCTAGGTAGCCAGCTGGCCCTGGAGATCTGCTATCATCAgccccaagtgttggaattacaggtggggccaccacacccatgttcatgggtgctgggattcgaactcaggtcctcagttttGCACAGCAAGGACTTCATCCACTGACATCTCCTAGATATCCCAGGCAATACTGAAACTTACCATGCTGCTatgcagacccaggctggcctcagactcaggcTGTCCTTGCATTGGAGCCTCCAaattgctgagattataggcccaATGGAATGTGGGATTCAACTCTGTAATGCCCCAAACACACATAGAACTGCAGCTGGATGAAGCCTCAGGGGACATGGGCAGAGATAGGACAGTGTGAAATGGGATCTAGATATCAGACACAGCTTCCAGAAGATGCGTTCCTGAGGACATGCTGGTAGAGTTGAAAGCAAAAGGTGTGTGAgctgccaggtagtggtggcacacacctttaatcccagcacttgggaagcagaggtaggaggatctctgtgagtttgaggccagcctggtctacagagtgagatccaggacaggcgcaaagctacacagagaaaccctgcctcatgGGTGGAGGTGGGGCGGGGGAAGGTGTGTGAGCTATAACCTGAACATGATGTGCAAAGGCACTGAGGTTGGAGAAAGCAAAAGAACATTGTGTAGCTGATTGGTTTTTCCTAGCTGAGGTGTGGAAGATGCTCTTCTAGGCCAGATATGGAGGCTCAGACCTGTTATCCCAGTCcttcagaaacagaggcaggaggtcaggagttcaaagtcatccatgGCTACTTGATATTTTGGACATTTTGAGTCCAGACTTATCTAAGTATGAgatagtctcaaaaacaaatctaTTCCAGAGAGCTAAttggactgggtgtggtggctcatgctgtGGAAAGGAGAtcgtgagttcatggccagcctggccacacacaagcaaacatacCATGCgtacatctgtaactctagtaatGTacagatccccagagctcactggccaaacATTCTAACCAATCAATGGGCACCAGTTTATCTCAAATAACTAAGGTAAAGgtccagcaaaatggctcagtaacTTGCCAAACCTGAAGACATGAATTCCGTACCTTGGACCACATGGTGGGTGGAGAGAATCAACCACCACTGTTTACTTTTGACCTCCACTTCTGTACTGTGGTATGTGCACATAGCAtggaatatatgtacatatttatgtattgtacacacacacatttaaactaAGTGGGGAGAGGGGACTCGAGACACTGGCCTGACTTTCACACACCAGCAACCAAAGAGGACTCCTCATTGTACCTATACTCTCCACACTCACAGACTGAGGCAGCAGGCAAGACTAGTGGCTCTGCAGTAAGGGggcatgctgctcttgcaaaggactcaacTCCTAGCAACTGCTTTGggctgcctgtgattccagctccaggggatccaattccctcttctggccttcccagGCGATTGCActcagatgcatgtgtgtgtgtatatatataaaattaaaaataaatctttttcactGGGGGAAAGCAGGAAAAGATTTACTCAGTGTAGTCACACTGACAagataataatttttttgttttttttttgagacagggtctcactatgcagccctggctggactggagcTCTGTGTAGACCAAGGTGGTCTTGTGCTCACAGAAACCTGTCTGCCTCTGttatccaagtgctgggattagaggcatgcaccaccacaccagacaaaaataaatgttttaaggggctggagagatgcctcagcagttaagagtgcttgttgcttttgcagaggaccctggttcagttccagcacccacatggtggtggttcacaccatCTTTAACtcaagtcccaggggatctgctgACCTCTCCTGATGTTCATGGGTATGAGGAACATAGatgatacacatacaaacatgcaggcaaaacactcacacataaatcttttttaaaaaggtaaaaagaggcttggagagatggctcagagcttaagagtactgactgctcttccagaagtcctgagttcaattcccaacaaccacatggtggctcacaaccatctgtaatgagatctggcgccctcttctggcgggcaggcatacatgcaggtagaatactgtatacataataaatctttttttttttttatttttacttttttaaggtAAATAGAATAAGGATGAggcaggggttggagatttagctcagtggtagagcacttgcctagcaatcgcaaggccctgggttcggtcctcagctctggaaaaaaaaaaaaagatgaggcaggaggattgccatgagtgcTACAGCCACAGacagcctctggctcctgagatGAGATGTCTCTCAACCTAGGGAGGACAGGATGGTGGGTAACTACAACAAGCTGTAACAAGATGTCTTCTCTTGAATAGACAGTGATCATTGGCTCCTATATGATTGCACATGGCTTCTTCAGTGTCTACggcatgtgtgtggacacattgttcctctgtttctgtgagtGACCCCTTTACCTCAGCCCACCAGGGGCCCTGACTCCCTTCTCCCCACTGGACAAGGAAATCCGCCCTCCCATGAAAGCACCATGGTCACCCCAGAGTTCCTGGGGTCCTGGATGTCCCTTCTACTAGGCCCGTGCATGCCCTCCtgcttcctcactgtgctccGAGCTAACTGTtcctcaccccctcctccctgAGCCTTAGCTGGAATACTCTCTCCCCTGGGTCTTTGGCTTTGAGATTTCTAGCGTTGTTGGGAATTAGCGGGGTCCATGGCTGCCACTAACTCTGGTCTCCACGTGTCTtctcccctcttttcctcccccatGCCTGCTGGCTTCTTCCCTgtttttcctctgcctcccttttcCACCCCCTCCTTTCCTGACCACCCCATTTTCCACCCCCTGCTGGTTCCTGGGGGGCCCAGGTGAGGACCTTGAGCGGAATGACGGCTCTCAGGAGCGACCCTACTTCATGTCGCCCGAGCTGAGAGACATCCTATTGAAGGGGAGTCCGCAGGCGGGCAAGCAGGAGGATGTGGAGGAGGAGTAGAGAGTGAGGGGACTGGCAAGCGGCCCGGGCCTCTGGAGACCGGGTTTGTGCATGTGATGGGCTTCCTTGACCGGGAGTGTGGGGCTCCTTCAGTCATTTCCTACCTCCCTCTCTTTCCAAGACTAGACAGTCTACCCACCACGGAGCCACGCCCCgacccctcactgggggttctaggcagtctacccaccactgagccacgccccgacccctcactgggggattctaggcaggggctccaccactgagccacaccccagcccctcactgggggattctaggcaggggctctaccactgagccacgccccagcccctcactggggggattctaggcagggctctaccactgagccacgccccagcccctcactgggggattctaggcagggctctaccactgagccacaccccagcccctcactggggggttctaggcaggggctccaccactgagccacgccccagcccctcactggggggttctagCAGGGGCTTTACCCCCAAACTGTGCCTCTAGCCTTGTTTACTTCTTATTTGGGGACAGTGTCTCAttctgtttcccaggctggccttggacttatTGTAAAAGCAGGCCTTGAGCCTGGAGTTTTCTCAGCTTCTTAGACACCTTGGGTAACCGGCCTTTGCTGCCACGCCTGCTCTGCTGTGTTGCTTTCTAACCCTGAGGCTTCTCTGTAGCCCTCTGTTCCCTCCCCtgttccccatccccacccctgacTCTTGACTCTCTCTCATGGTGCCTGCTCTGGGGCTCTGTCCACAGTggaggacctggagagaaacgaCGGTTCCACCGAGAGGCCTTACTTCATGTCTTCCACTCTCAAGAAACTCTTGAATAAAACCAACAGGAAGGTAGCAGAATCCTAGACATCTGCCTCTTGGCCCTCAGGAAGCTGTGATCCGGTGCTTGCTAAGCGGCTGGGTCAGAGTCCCCAGCTCATCcgacttgcccaaagtcacatcACTGCCTCTCTGCTGCCCTCCCTGAATTCTCATTTCCAAGGACCTAGAGGATTTGGGGCATCTCTTTCCTACGCCCAAGGGCACCTGGGAGTTTTCAGTGGAGCCCTGGGAGGTGGGACAGAATGGTCCCTGCAGTCCTCACTGGCTCAGATGGTGCCAACATGGTGAAGTAACTTGACTTCCAGGGTGGGAAATGGCCCCAGGATGTCTGCAGCAAGCTTCTTTGTACTCCGGTGCCCCTTCCAGCCAAGAGGGAAAGACTGGAAGAAAGAGTCTCTGCAAGCAGGCTCAGTGAAGCCCAGCTCCAAGCCCTGCCTGTCCCAGCTGGGACAGAATTGGATCTCCGTGGCTGGTTCAGCCCAAGGGCCAACACATGCATTTCTCATTCTTACTACTTTTTAATCTAGTCGTACAGTAAGGGGTCTATCTGCTTTCAGTCCATCAGGCTCCACGGCTGGATGGAGCTACTGAGTGCCTTCATTTGTAACCCCACCTCCAGCCTGGGGGTGGCTGGGTCACAGGAAGGAGGAGTGCACACCCAGAACTGAAGGCATCTTCCTGATAGAGAGACAGTGTGGGGGAGGCGGGCCTGCTGCAGGGATCAAGAGTGGTGTGGGGAGCAGCCTCTGTGGTGAGTTGGGTCCTCCATTAAGTGGCTAATGGCTTCTTAATGGAAACTTGAGGCTCCTGGTCCACGCTGGAGAAGGAATGAGGAAGAGCCTATGCCCCGCCCTTTCTCTGCCAGTAATCCACACTGCTGTTTTTCTAagaggagagaaactcaaggtCACCCAAGGGATGAGGTGGGTGTGTTAGGTGTCCGAGCTAACTAGGCCCGCCTTGTTCTTTCACCTGACACTAGAATCTTTTTGCCAAACTTCTTGAACTTGGGAGCCAGGTGGCTGACCCCCACTTTACTTCTCAAGCTCAGACTTCCCCCTCACCACTGCTTTGCCTGTCAGTAAGATGCCAGACTCTTGGAAACAGCCCAGCCTGGGGTCCCTCAGTTTCCTGTGCCTGCCTTGTGTGTGCCATCCCACTCAACCCTTCTCCTGTGTGCCCAGCCCTATGCTCATAACTGCATTCCAACCATTTAATAAAGTGCCTCTTGTACAGATCCTGACTTGCTGTGTTTGTAGTGGGAATGTGGGAAGCTTCTGGGAGCAAGGGCATCCGGTGCGCTGGGCATCTCTGAGCTATGGCAGTTTGCTCAGGGAAGAGGAGGGACCAGAACCCAGCCTTGATCTCACCTCCAAAGCCACCCCTGCAGCTTCTGTGAGGACTCCTGTAGTTCCCTAATGAACAAAAGGTTCTGATTAGGAATTGACCGGAGGAGTGGAGAAACAGCCGCTtgcttcccacctcctcctccctcagtgACTTCCCTGGACACAGTCACCTTGCCCCTGCACCTGGTGTCTCACAATTGAGGAgagctgcttttattttttaatttgtgtgtgtgtctgtgaatgaaTTCCATGTGAATGCAgttgctcatggaggccagaagagggtgttggagccctTGGTGCTGGACTTAACTGGTCAAGAGCCACATGTGGGTgcccctctgcaagagcaggatacatttatcatttaattttcctgtgtgcattgagtgttttgtctgcactatgtgtgtgtgcttccttaGTCTTGGAGACCAAAAGAGAgttgtgggtcctctggaattatagacaattgtgagccctaaaacatgtttgtttgtttctaaagcTGCAAGCTGAAAGAggtgtgggagctggagaggtggctcagctgttcagagtactggctgctcttcaaaaggacctgggttcagtgcccAGTACCCAAATGCCCGCACTACACATGTACAATa from Onychomys torridus chromosome 7, mOncTor1.1, whole genome shotgun sequence encodes:
- the Slc44a2 gene encoding choline transporter-like protein 2 isoform X2, yielding MEDDRKDAVYGTPQKYDPTFKGPIYNRGCTDVICCVLLFLAIVGYVAVGIIAWTHGDPRKVIYPTDSRGEFCGQKGTKNADKPFLFYFNIVKCASPLVLLEFQCPTPQICVKQCPDRFLTFLKARNSPNFDYYKQFCVPGFQNNKGVAEVLRDGECPAVITPSKPLVQRCFPAIHANKGVLMVGNETTYEDGHGTTKNITDLVEGAKKANMVLEARHLAMKIFEDYTVSWYWIVIGLVIAMVLSLLFIILLRFLAGIMVWVMIVMVILVLGYGIFHCYVEYSRLSGEAGSDVSLVDLGFQTDLRVYLHLQQTWMAFMIILSILEVIIILLLIFLRKRILIAIALIKEASRAVGHVMCSMLYPLVTFFLLCLCIAYWASTAVFLSTSNEAVYKIFDDASCQLVGNTCSPEIFPSENESRQCPSGRCQFAFYGGESTYHRALLGLQIFNAFMFFWLANFVLALGQVTLAGAFASYYWAMRKPDDMPAFPLFSAFGRALRYHTGSLAFGSLILAIVQIIRVILEYLDQRLKVAQNKFAKFLMVCLKCCFWCLEKFIKFLNRNAYIMIAIYGTNFCTSARNAFFLLMRNIIRVAVLDKVTDFLFLLGKLLIVGSVGILAFFFFTHRIRIVQDTAPPLNYYWVPILTVIIGSYMIAHGFFSVYGMCVDTLFLCFLEDLERNDGSTERPYFMSSTLKKLLNKTNRKVAES
- the Slc44a2 gene encoding choline transporter-like protein 2 isoform X1, coding for MEDDRKDAVYGTPQKYDPTFKGPIYNRGCTDVICCVLLFLAIVGYVAVGIIAWTHGDPRKVIYPTDSRGEFCGQKGTKNADKPFLFYFNIVKCASPLVLLEFQCPTPQICVKQCPDRFLTFLKARNSPNFDYYKQFCVPGFQNNKGVAEVLRDGECPAVITPSKPLVQRCFPAIHANKGVLMVGNETTYEDGHGTTKNITDLVEGAKKANMVLEARHLAMKIFEDYTVSWYWIVIGLVIAMVLSLLFIILLRFLAGIMVWVMIVMVILVLGYGIFHCYVEYSRLSGEAGSDVSLVDLGFQTDLRVYLHLQQTWMAFMIILSILEVIIILLLIFLRKRILIAIALIKEASRAVGHVMCSMLYPLVTFFLLCLCIAYWASTAVFLSTSNEAVYKIFDDASCQLVGNTCSPEIFPSENESRQCPSGRCQFAFYGGESTYHRALLGLQIFNAFMFFWLANFVLALGQVTLAGAFASYYWAMRKPDDMPAFPLFSAFGRALRYHTGSLAFGSLILAIVQIIRVILEYLDQRLKVAQNKFAKFLMVCLKCCFWCLEKFIKFLNRNAYIMIAIYGTNFCTSARNAFFLLMRNIIRVAVLDKVTDFLFLLGKLLIVGSVGILAFFFFTHRIRIVQDTAPPLNYYWVPILTVIIGSYMIAHGFFSVYGMCVDTLFLCFCEDLERNDGSQERPYFMSPELRDILLKGSPQAGKQEDVEEE